In Aptenodytes patagonicus chromosome 9, bAptPat1.pri.cur, whole genome shotgun sequence, the DNA window ATGAAAGCAACATCACTTAACCTAGAATAACTGAATATTGCTAAACTAGCTCTGAGCCAGGCCAATCCCTCTCATCCAAAAAGAACCCAGCAGGTTGAACACTGCTTCTGACCTGCGTCTCAGTTTTTTTATCTACCTAAGCCTTTATgggtgaatttatttttaaggaaaggtTAGCAGATGGATGGACTCCCACATAACAGAGTGTACCTCTTGTGAAACCTGACAGTAGACATGAGTAATAAatagctgttgattttttttttttcacaggcaTCAGGGTTACGTTTATACCTACAGAGTGTCCAAGACAGAAACTGGGTCCTGGAGTGCTGAGGTGTGtacttctttctcttctgaaaatttctACATCCTGTTTGATGTTCGTATTGATTTAATGAAATATATTCAAATTATTCATGTTTCTGCATAGTCTGATGTTCATCGAAGGTAATCGATCTTGAGTGCGTCCATCACTAAGATGTCTTGGTGCCACTTCTGACAGTCTCGAACTCATAAATTAATTCCCTGTTACATTTCAGCTGTTGCATAATGCAATAGTGCATTCGTTTGCAtcattttaaatggcaaaaatattgtttttttataatttaaCAAGCACAGTCAGTTCCCTTCTATCCCATGTACCATTAATGTCAGAATatttaaggaaattattttcaatcATCTACAGTGTTTTAAAGTTAATTTCTCGCCAGATTAATTCACCATTGGTGCAAAACATACATATGTAGGGTAGCCAAAACTTGATACAAAGTATATTCACCCATCTGATAAGAAACTGGTAATTCAAGTGTAGAATAACATCGTTTGCAATACAGACAACTATTTGGGTTGATGGAATCAGGATGCTAACCTGTATTTCTTTTATGAAGGTCTTGTTCTTTGGAGGTACTCTGTGTATTAATTCATATTTAGCTTTCTGTTTGCGTGTGTTAATGAACACTGATTACAAACATTAAATAATTTCTAGACAGGCGTAATTCCTTGGCCATTATTATAATAGAAGTGGTTGCAGTGCTCTGGAAGATAAGACTGATTCCTGGGGTTGCTCAGAAGCAGATCAGGGAGTAAAAGTGACTCACATTACTGCAGAGTAAATAATTATCCGTGTCACCCTTGGGAATGGTACCCAGGAAGAATTTGCTCATTTGTTCCTGTAAGGCATCCCGCAGATTTGCACTGCCCAAGGACGAGGGTTTTTGGGGCGGGTGGGGGTGGTAATGCACCCGGCGTGCCAGGGTGAGACTGGTGTCTCAGGAAGGATGCCAGGACCCCCGGGGACCTCCACCTGTGGGGGATAATTCCCTGAGTGAGGCTGCAGCCTGCTTTGGCCCAGGTAACATCAGCATCTGCAGTGAGGTTTTTCTGGTGTTATATAGGCCTGCTACAGCTCCTCCCCCATGACCTCCGCTGGCTTCCTACATATGGGTCTTGGGCTTTCCCTCGCTGTATTTTAGGCAAAGCTTATCTGTGTTCCACAGCGTAGGTGTCCTGAAGGCCCAGGACTCTCAATACCTCCTCTGCAGGGAAAGATGCTGGTTACAGACCCACGATACCAACCCTTCCTTTAAGCAGGCAGAAACCTTTAAGTAAGTGTTGCTAAGACCATGCTGGCCTCAACTGTTAGAAACAGCAGCCTAAATCCAACTTATCAAGGCCAAAacaggctgcagctgcagctggtgcTTTCTTATCTCTGCTTCCTTCCCTGTGGCTGGTTAGTGTCTGAGCAAGCTCAAGTTGCGCCCATCTTTCAAGGATGAGGCAGGGAAATTAAAATAGTGCTGGTAAAATCCCAGCCGGTGCGAAGCCTCCAGCTGGTGCCAGTGAGGCGGGATTTAGCCCACGACTGCTGGGTGAGAGCAGCGTCCCTCGGGTGGGACTACGCCGGCAGGACCTATGCTTGTCCTCCCATGACTTTGGTGGGGAGGAGTTATTACAAGAACAGCCTGAAGGATTTAACAGAAACATTGGATTTTTGATTAAAAGCAGACACAGTTTCATTTCACAGTGCTTGAAAAGATGCTAACGTAGAAAGAGAGATAGAAAAGCTCCCACTTTTAATAAATAGGTAAcattttgctgctgcctttgtaCAAGAGAGAGACAGGAATACTCAATGAACACATTGAATGCTCAGAGAAAGGCTTGCAAAGAGGCTGTGTCCGAGCCTGAATTTCGTGGTGTAAGGACTCCCCCTCCCCAGTAAGTGCCAGGTAGCTCTCTAGATTGTCTTACTGGTATTGCCAGGCTGGAAGTATCTTACCGATAAACCCCAGGCTGGAGGTTAAATCACTGGCTGCAATAAATCAGGGTCAGAAATAGCAAAAGGTCACTTGGGAATTTGCCTAATAAGCACACCAGGCTCTGGGTTTCTCTTGTAGTGATTAAGAAATCGTCACTCTTCCAGGCTTATATCACCACACTGCTGAAAACTGCTCTTAGTGCAGGGAGGCCACGATTCCccgggggaaggaggagggcagtACGGCTCATTGACTCTTTTTAAGTTGGCACATCACGGGGTCCAAGTGAAGGACTGGCTCCTTccctgggggtgtgtgtgcatttCTGAGGACAAGGCTTCtgtgccagcacccccagcccggcACAGACGCTCGGCACCCAGAATCCCCTCTCACCTCTCACCCTTTGGTTTCACAGACAGCACCCGGAGTCCACCGGAGGCTCTTTCGGAAAGTGCACAACCTCATTTCGGCCTTCCAGAAACCTGATCAAGGCATCGTAACGCCCCTGCAGCACCCAGTCATCAACAACGCAAAAGCCAAATACCCTCCAGGTACTCATGGGGTGGAGGGAGCCTCGGCTGCAGCTAAGCAGAGCCCTCCACGGCGGCGGGGATGGAGGTCTTAGACTTATTTGCATCTTTGACCTGAACTAGCCAGCAGGGTGGCATTGCCAAAAATATGCCCTAACTTTGCTACCGTGTGATCAAAATGCTGGCACTCAGGTGCTCATTAGGGAGGAGAAAATGGATTTTGAATATGTATTCCTGAGTGCCATACCGGCGGTGGCtacctgccctccccagccccctcgctCTCGTAGGTACGAGCCTTCTGATCTGTCCATTTTCTTGCAGCGTTCATCGTTTCGTAtctttgtgattatttttcttaggGAGAAATGAAGGCCATGACTTCCACCTGCAGCCATCATGAAGATGTTTCCCCAAGTGTGACATAACCATATCGTCCAGTGTCTCCTCTAGTCCGTGCTCTAGAACAGAACAATTTATATGATAGTTAATACAACTCCATGAGTTTTTTTGTAACATTTgcagaaatgtgtatttcataGAATTTCTAGCTCAAAATTTAGAAGTTTTAAGTTTCAGAATGTTTTGAatttagggtttttcttttttttttgtaagaggattaaaaaaataccaacTACTAAATAgtgtaatgtcttttttttctctttgtactgtcaagtacaaaatatttttcacttcaaGATTAGGTCCTAATTAATAACTAGTTACTAATTTTACATTACTTAACTTTGGACTCTGCTTTGCATTTACGCAGAACTGGGCAAGTCCCCTCTTACAGCCTTAGGAAAATTGCTTACATTAAGATGTCCTTGCCTTGGGTGGGCTGTGTGACTATCAGTCATAGAGTTCCTAAAGACATTCCAGAAGTGGCACCATGAGGATCCCCACTAACTGGTTTCCCATCATACCAGGCTCTCTGCCCTGTAAGTAGGCAGAACTGGCCACCACTGCCGGGCTATACAAAATTTGTAGTTTGCACAAATGATCAAAAGCTTTAGCAATGCACTGAGTAACTGAGAACAACCAGTGGAGAACATCGTTCTTTGCTTTTAGATATTTTCTGTACTTGAAACAAACCACCCCTGcgtacaattttaaaaaataaattatttttgcatgacAGCGTCTCTGCTTTTCTCTACTATCCGTGTGTGTTtccatgctgctgctgggctcctggAGGAGAGGTTTGAATCTACAGGACTCGTCAGCTGTGCAGGGTTAGCACCTGGCTACCGGAGAACTCAGAGTACATGCCTTTTGCACGCAGGGTTTAACAAGCATGATGACACTGTCCTGCCTGAACTGGCAGACAGTAGCAAACACTTTTGAACAGACTGGATGTCCTACAGCGCTCTTGTTTCAGGAGACGGTACTGTGTCTGCACTGCAGTCAAAGGGTGGTTGACATGGTCCGGGCTCCTTCTGTGTGGGTTTCTGCCAGGCAGACTTGCGTGAGCTCCTGTGAGCTTTGGGAGGGACCCCAGCTGGGGCCCAGCGTTGTTTGTGTGTGCTCAGTCTGCGAGGGGGATGCATCTGGTCTGGCCTGAAGGTTTGTGCCACTGTTAGTCACCCTTCAACCCGCACAAATGGTCCCGACTATCCAAAAAAGATGATTCTCCCGCACTCCCTTCCAAAGCACAAGACTAACAGTGATTGCAAATGgactacaaaaatatatatttttaaaaatacagctctaAACATTGTATAGCCACCTTTGGGTTGCTCCGGTTAAATATTCTGTGCCTATACTTTCAATTTCCTCTGCACAGCTTGGAAGGAAGGAACCGTTTCCTAAGACTTAAAGAGGCTTTTTCCAGAAACACCAGGCTACAGGCTCAGGAGAACAAACCAGACCAAATTCCAGCAGGCACGGCCAAGCCGTGGCTCGGCAGCAGGGTCCGAGGCTGGTCCCTGGCCGTTCCTGTCCGGCTTTGTGCTCCTGCACACCATCCTTCCCCAAAGCCAACCGagctgctgggtgctggcagAGTGCATGTGTGCCCCCAGGCTTCCCGGGAAAGCCCTTTTGCTTTCTAAGTGCTGGGTCTAAACTCCTGGTTTAACTGGCCTCTCCTGGGAGCAGGAAAGGGTGTGCCTGGAAATGGTCCCTGGCAGATGATTGCACCGTGGCGGGGATAAATGTAGTGGGAAGCACTTTGCCCAAGGGCTGTTTCCTATAGAAATGTCCTATTGACAGCTGAGGCTGTCAGTGCTGCATGTGCAAACCCTGTGCCACAAGAGCAGCAGCCACTCATCTGCTCTGCGGTGCAGTGAGCTGAGGATAACTGGTTTGACTACGGTTGACTCCAGAAGTGCATTGCTCTtctaaaaaatacataaaataggCCAGAAGatgccatttttatttaaagctgagAATGTCGTTTCAGTTTCTGATGCAAATTATTAAGACAGAGGCTTGTTTGTGTTGTTTCTTTTGGGTATCCAAGAGTCTGGAATTGCTGTAGGCTTAAACAAGgtggaaacagagagagaagctcCTGGTACCTGTGGGACAAGGAGTCGATGTTTGGTTATGGGAACAGTAATATGGAAATTATATAGATTTCCTGCATTGACTTAGGGGGGAAGAGCTACAGATCCTTTCAGAGAGCAGCAGCCGCCGCATTTTGTGGGCATGACTTCCCAGGTAATGTCTGTATCACCTGCTTCATCCTTTCCACCACCCCCGCTGGGCTGCAGCCACACTGGGACGCAGCCCCTCGCTGTTGCGGTTGCTCTGCATTGTCCCCCAAGCCCTCCTGTCCCCCCCTTTCCCTGgctgccgcagccccggctcTGACAGCTGATTTTGCAGCTCACTGCGGGTActctctgtcccctgccccggcctgccctgctctgccttctccCCAGCAAAGGCAatgctgctcctctgcagcaacTAATCCTGCCACAGCTCTGGTTTTGCCTCCGCTAAGCCCTCCCCTACTCCTCGGCTATGGCTGTGACAGACCTCCTGCAGCACTAAATCAATACCGTCTCCCAggctggttttcttcccttttctactAGAGCACCCCTTTGGCCTCGGTTCCTTCTTATCTGTCCAGCCCAGCAATTCCAGCCGCAGCCCTCGCTCCGGGTTAttgcccagcccagctgctcccaTCTGTTTTTCATCACGTAACCTTTCCTTTAGCCTTAAATACTCCTTCTGCCCCTCTGGTTCACTGtctcctcccctctgctgcatgcgctgggctttttatttttcctcacgTGCATACTTTTGATACACACGGTCATTCATCATCATCTATTTGAGGCCACTCTACAGAATGTGCAGGTACTTAAACTTTGCTCCTCGTCCCCTACCACCACCGTTGACTTCACCCACTCAGTTCTTGGGAGCGCAAAGGCatttagcagaatttttttctctctcacatttGTTTTGATGAAATGTAATAAACGGTGCACAGAAAGTGGCTGTGGTTTCACCTGCAGTGAAACCTGCAGTTATATGCATGAACTTTGGTGAatcagaagtaaaattaaatCTTGCTAGCAACCCCCTGCCCCCCAACTTTTGAATCAACCAATATTGTCTGAAGCGCTTATTTAGCTGTATGGAAGCACCTTTTACTGACCCGACCAGAGTATCCCACCTACATGGTGTAAACAAAGACAACATCACACACCATCAGTTTgcacctttattttttaaaaatgaaatagtcaaagtactttctttttcaaatatcGACACATAATATATTAACTTTTAATATTTACAGCGTGTTGCTGGGATGTTCTTGTAGAAAATGCATGCTTCTGGTCTGAAACCCAGAGCAAAATGCATCAGACCATTTAACTGCAGCCATATAACATAAACCTGTACAGTATCCAGTCACTATTCAGCACAGGAGTTAgagcaggaataaaaaaattgGGATCTATTGTTTCCTAGCAACGAGGCTGAGGCCATTATAACACAATTTCTGTTAAGATCAGAACCTCTAACTGGTGTTAGACAGAAACTGAAGATCTTGGCATACATTGTAAACATTTTTACTGTTGATGAGAAAGCTAAAACGGAACGTTACTTTGACATACATCGTATGCTATGCTTCTCTTTCTTGTTTATTGACACTTCTGCCTGAAGAGTATGaagattttaatgttttatcaTGGTTCATACAAGTAAAATACTGTCAAGGACACGATCTGATATACTAACATTTATTAAAAGGCTAAAGTCCACCACGAGATCTAAGGAAAAACTGGAAATTGTCAAACACATTTCCTTAGACAAATAATGGCAGGTGACAAATGCCCGGACAAATCCACAGCGAGTCCGACTCCACCGGTCCCAGTTTCTGCCGAGAAGCGATGCCTCCGACAGTCAGGGCGCTTTTGACCTGGTAATGTTTTGTATCAAGGATGGGTTTAAGTAACAGTCAGCATTTGACAGGGAAAACCCTTACGGCTGTCGGCGGCAGCCTGATCTGAGTGTCACCGCGTTGGATCAGCTGCGCTACGGCGAATCCCCCCCCCGAGCAAGCTAACACCCTGCCAGGGATCTGTCGATCTCTTTTTGCTCAGGCTCAGGTGGGAGCTCCTCTGCCTAAACCGCGTCCCCCTTCGGAACCGTGCCTTGGCTTCCAGCAGCACTGATGGCCATTGAGCACCTtggaaaagctgctgctctgtAACCCCGGCCCTGGTCGCTGGCGGAGCGGGGGGCTCGGCGGGCAAGGGAGCGCAGGGCGGGGATGCCAGAGCTTCGGGAGCGCTCACGGCCAACAAGAGAGGCCACGTCTACCTAGCTAGTGTACAACTGAGAGGACGTTAAAGAGCTCAGACCAAACAGCTAGGATGTGTATACCGAGATGCACATCGACCAgttcatatatatttatttggCTATGTTCTACatagatatctatatatatatatttataccttTGAAATG includes these proteins:
- the SH2D1A gene encoding SH2 domain-containing protein 1A; this encodes MDALPIYHGGITREAGEKLLLAAGTDGSYLLRDSESIPGVYCLCVLHQGYVYTYRVSKTETGSWSAETAPGVHRRLFRKVHNLISAFQKPDQGIVTPLQHPVINNAKAKYPPGRNEGHDFHLQPS